GATGGAAGCAATTGTACTCGGTGACGGAAGCAAAAAATATCAGGAAATTATTCAGATTCTAAAAGATGCTGGGGCAAAATTGGATATTCCGGACTTCAATGGCACAAGCCCTTTGCAACACGCAAAACAAAGAGACTTCAATGAAATTGTTAAGATACTAACATCAGAAATATAAAGGTTCATCTTCCATTAAATACTCAAATTTGAATAAAATTTCAAGCAGTATTTCACTATGCTATCTGATTTTTCATTCTCAATGGCTAGTTTTGCAATATGCAGCATAATATAATAGACAAAGTTGCTTTAATTAGCATTAAAGATAGGAAAATCCTGAGCGCACGTTCCAAGACTAAAACAAAATTTTACTTTCCTGGTGGTAAGCGAGAGAATAATGAATCCGATATTACCTGTTTAAAAAGAGAAATACTGGAGGAGCTTTCTGTGCACATCGTCGAAGAATCAATGCGCCTTTTGGGCACCTTTGAAGCAATCGCCGATGGACGAAATCAAGGTACGCTCGTAAGAATGATCTGCTACTTTTCTGATTTCGAAGGAGTATTGCATCCAGCGAATGAAATCGAGACATTTGAATGGTTAACCTATAAGGACAAACATAGGACTTCTGCCGTAGATCAGATTATCTTTCACCGATTAAAGGAAATGAACCTTATCGATTGATAGAACAGATGAGCGTTGTTTCTCATACCAAAATATCAGACAACGCTTTTCCGTAATGTAATAACCGTAATTTCAGGCCAAACACCTATCCGACCTTTTAGGCCGTGAAAACCAAAACCACGGTTGACATAAAGATATTTTCCTTGTTTTTGATAGAGTCCAGCCCACTGTTTATAAAAATATTGAATTGGACTCCATTTTAACCCAAATAATTCTATCCCAAACTGCATACCATGCGTATGTCCCGCCAGCGTCAGATGGACATGTTGGTTATAGTCCAAAGTAACATGATCCCAATGTGAAGGATCATGAGACATCAAAATTTTGAAGGTATCCGCGTCCAATCCAAGGGTTGCTTTAGCGAGATCACCATATTGATGGAACCCTCCTTTTCCCCAATTTTCAACACCAATTAACGAAATATGCTCACCTTGCTTTTCTATCGCTATCGATTCATTTAGCAGCAATTTAAATCCCATTTCATGATGAATTTCCTTAAGCCTATTCAAATTTAAGGCTTTTGATTCAACACTTTCCCATTGTACATAATCTCCATAATCGTGATTTCCAAGGACTGAAAACTTGCCCGAAGGAGCTTCTAATCGATTGAAGTCCAAAACCCAGGGTTCCATTTCGGAAGCCTTATTATTGACTAGATCACCCGTAAACAATACCAGATCACTGTTTTGTGCATTGGCTAATTCGATACCTTTACGTACCCTTTTGATATCAGATAAACTACCAGAGTGAATATCCGATAGCTGCGTAATTTTAAAACCGTCAAATGCCATAGGTAGATCAGGAAAACTCAATACTTCCTCCCGCACTTTATAGAAATAACGACCTTTCGTTAAACCGAAAAAAATAACCAATAATATGGCCCCCGCCAAAAACAATACAATCTCACTCAAAAATATACTACGTGGAGGAAAATAACGAAAAATACGCATCAGATCTTCAACAAATAAAAAGGGAACAGCAAGCAATTTTGGTATGAAAACAATTAAAAATGCCGTGATCAAACTTGTTGCTGTCTCCTGGACATCATACCCCGCTCTCCGTAAAAAAATTAAACTAAAAACACCAAAAAACAATAGGATATCGATGCCCCAATACATGTTGTGCCAAATTGAACCATGAATAACCGTGCTGAACGCCTGAAAAAAATAGATATCACCCAAAACAAATAAGAATAATATCAGTAAAAGTCTCTTTGCCATATTAACTAAAATATTGATTTTAAATTGCTAATGATATGCCAAAAGAGATTTTTCAACTGTTAAAGCCCCTATCATCGTAAATAGTGATGTACATGTGACAATTGAAACTTTTTGCACTCCAATCAATCAGAAAACCTCGCATAGTTTCCTCCAAAACATGTCAAGATGTCTGATTATCCCATAAATGATCCAACCGAAATGCTGCTTATTACTCCAAAATTCCAGTCTTTTGCATGCATGCTCTCATTTTTTGATAAGTACGCTCAATGTCTTGATCTAGGCCAATGGAAAACCTGATCAATCCATCGGAAATGCCCATCTTTAAACGATCTTCTTCAGGAATTTCTGACGACGTAGAACTACCTGAACAGGAGAATAGCGTCTTATAGAATCCTAGGCTGACGGCTAAATACCCTAAATTTTCAGCCTGCATCAGTTCCATTAATTCATTGGCTTTTTCGGTTGTTTCCACATCAACTGTCATTAAGCCCCCAAAACCATAGCTCTCATGCATCATGTTTTTCATTAATTCATGATCTCGATGCGACTGCAAGCCCGGATAAGATACCTTTAGTCCATCTTTCTCAAACCGCTCGGCAAGATACATCGCATTATAGCTATGCTGTTTCATCCGTATATGAAGTGTTCTTAAATTTTTCAATATACTCGCCGAACGTAAACTGTCCATCGTTGGCCCCAATAACATACAGGCCCCTGTGTTCACATTTTTTGTTTCATTAATAAACTCCTGACTTCCACAATAAACCCCACCGACAGTGTCACTGCTGCCATTGATAAATTTCGTTAAACTATGAATGACAATGTCTGCTCCCAAAAGTGTTGGCGAGATGGACAATGGAGAAAACGTATTGTCGACAATCAGTTTTAGCTTGTATTTTTTACAGATGGCCGAAAGTTTTCTTAAATCTGCCACATGCAATAAAGGGTTGCTCACACTTTCACAATACAGCACTTTTGTATTAGGTCTTATCGATCTTTCGAGTTCTTCGGCATCATTAATATCCAAAAATGTCGTCTCAATCTGGAAAGGCGGGAGAAAATTCTTAAGAAAGGCATAAGTTCCACCGTAGATTGTCCTACTGGAAATGATATGGTCACCACTTTTACATAGTTGTAAAAGAACTGTTGTAATCGCTCCCATCCCAGAAGATGTTACATTGGCCGCAGCGGTATCCTCCATTTTAGCTAAGGCTTGTGCCAAATACAAATTCATCGGCGACGAATGCCTTGAATAGAGATAACAGCCTTCCGCATTCCCTTCAAATGTGTCGAACATCTTTTTAGCGGAAAGAAAAGTATAGGTGGAGCTATCTGAAATAGACGGGTTCACTCCTCCAAACTCACCAAAGTATTGCAAATCTTGAATTTCATTTGCTGCGTTAAAATTTTCCATGTTTTTATCTTTAAAATTGAGATATTTCAAATTATATTACAAGTAATTTTACTTATCTTAGAATATAAATCTATTATACAAACAATAATTAGTTAAAATATCTAACTGATTTAAAACGAGCTAGTAAAAACCAAAAAAAAATCTATGCACTTCGACGAGATTGACCGTAAGCTATTGCGTTTTCTACAGGAAGATGCCAAACAAACGACCAAAGAACTCTCCTACAAACTGAGCTTGTCCGTAACAGCGGTCTATGAAAGAGTCCGTAAACTCGAAAATACTGGAATTATCGCAGGCTATGTCGCCATACTTGATAAAAAGAAAATAGCAAAAGATTTCCTCGTATTATGCCACGTAAAATTAACACAGCACAAAAAGGAGTATATCTTACAATTTGAAAAAGAGGTCATGAACCTTCAGGAGGTAACCGAGTGTTTCCACGTGAGTGGCGACTACGACTATATCCTAAAGATTTGTGTCCAGGATATGGCAGACTATCGCAGTTTTATGTTAACGAAGTTAACGAGCCTACAGCATATCGCAAGCACCCATAGCTCATTTATGATCGCTGAGGTGAAAAATACAATAGCAATAGATCTGTAAGAAAATTTAAACCAAAACACCATTTTTCGATGCAATTGCCTCCGGAAGATCCTCATCTCCCACCATTTGCAACACATCAATTTCTATGGTCCGACAAATCGAAAGCATAGGCACATCAAACATGAGTCCTCCAAAAGGATTTTCGGTATAATCGCCGACCAATTCCATCACAATATAAATCCATCCAATTACCACACAAAAAGGAATACTCGTCCATATCCCCCAGTCGCCCAATTTCGCAAATTCATTTACTAGGCCCAATGGGAGCAGAATGATGAGAATGACATTAAAGACAAATGCTGTACTGGCAAACTGTCTCGGTGAAGGAAATTTTTTGATTCTTTCTGCCTGACCTTGATAGTCGTAAAATTGATTCAGGCAATTCTGCAGTTGCGTTTGGTTAAAATCCGAAATGATTTGATCATTTTTCAATGCATTAACTTCCTTTGCTTGTTTAGAAATCAAATAAGTTGCAAAATTTTTATATGTGCTCTGCAGCTTAAACTCATCTGTAGAAAGGTATTTGCGTAAAAAAATCGATGTTCTACTGTAATCAGGAAAGCCAGCCTTTATCAGCCTGTTCCGTTTAACATTCATTGAACCAAAGTGTTTTTTCAAACTGATGTGCTCCCATTCTGTCGGGATCAACAACTGCTCACGAAAAGTGTATAGCCAAGCGATATGGCGATAGGCAATCCTTTTCCTCCGCTCCTCCAAATCGGTATGATCACCATCCTGGGTATCAAAGGCATATAACATTGCCGTGAAAGAACGACTTGAATTGACAATCCCACCCCAGATTTTCCGGGCTTCCCAAAGTCTATCATAGGCCTGATTATTCTTAAACCCGACATAAAAAGCCTCAGCGGTTCCGATCAAAGCCAATGGTACCCAGGGAATTATCATCCACTGCCAATTAAAAAAATAATAGATGACCGCCACCAGAGAGCACCAAAGCGTCAGCCATATTAAATGTGCACCCGCTAAATTAAATATTTGTCGATGATTAAAATACTTGGTTGTGATCATAAAAATTAAATATCTTCCTTTATTAAAAACGTTATGAAAGTACAATTTAAATTGTAACTGTCCAATACGCTAAATTGTTTTCGGCACGATGATATTTTATCCCGCTCATTTTTATAACAATAAACCTCGTCGCTTTATATGGCTTATCCCTAAATTTACTGGTTCCATCCCTAAAAGGTTCCCTTATATCCAAAAAAATTGAAATAAGCCACCAGCGAAACTAGTTTTGAATAATTATTCAAAATTTATGATCAAATTAATTACTTTCAGTCTTATCACCTTTCTCCTTAACAACTTCCTGTTCGCCCAAACCGCCATTGTTGGTAAAGTCTCGGATCAATATGGCGCGTCGATCCCCTATGCTTCATTATCCTTTCGCGCATTACATGTAAAGAAAGATTCTCTCATTGAAAAAATAACAGATGAACATGGAAATTTTCAGTTAACGCTTACCGAAAAAGAGACTTACCTCGTTTCAATTCGTGTGGAAAATGTACTCAGAACGCAGCAAAAAATTGAAATTAACGACCTTAAAGTCCCTCTAACATTCATTATCCCAA
The DNA window shown above is from Sphingobacterium thalpophilum and carries:
- a CDS encoding NUDIX domain-containing protein, translated to MQHNIIDKVALISIKDRKILSARSKTKTKFYFPGGKRENNESDITCLKREILEELSVHIVEESMRLLGTFEAIADGRNQGTLVRMICYFSDFEGVLHPANEIETFEWLTYKDKHRTSAVDQIIFHRLKEMNLID
- a CDS encoding metallophosphoesterase, translating into MAKRLLLILFLFVLGDIYFFQAFSTVIHGSIWHNMYWGIDILLFFGVFSLIFLRRAGYDVQETATSLITAFLIVFIPKLLAVPFLFVEDLMRIFRYFPPRSIFLSEIVLFLAGAILLVIFFGLTKGRYFYKVREEVLSFPDLPMAFDGFKITQLSDIHSGSLSDIKRVRKGIELANAQNSDLVLFTGDLVNNKASEMEPWVLDFNRLEAPSGKFSVLGNHDYGDYVQWESVESKALNLNRLKEIHHEMGFKLLLNESIAIEKQGEHISLIGVENWGKGGFHQYGDLAKATLGLDADTFKILMSHDPSHWDHVTLDYNQHVHLTLAGHTHGMQFGIELFGLKWSPIQYFYKQWAGLYQKQGKYLYVNRGFGFHGLKGRIGVWPEITVITLRKSVV
- a CDS encoding aminotransferase class I/II-fold pyridoxal phosphate-dependent enzyme yields the protein MENFNAANEIQDLQYFGEFGGVNPSISDSSTYTFLSAKKMFDTFEGNAEGCYLYSRHSSPMNLYLAQALAKMEDTAAANVTSSGMGAITTVLLQLCKSGDHIISSRTIYGGTYAFLKNFLPPFQIETTFLDINDAEELERSIRPNTKVLYCESVSNPLLHVADLRKLSAICKKYKLKLIVDNTFSPLSISPTLLGADIVIHSLTKFINGSSDTVGGVYCGSQEFINETKNVNTGACMLLGPTMDSLRSASILKNLRTLHIRMKQHSYNAMYLAERFEKDGLKVSYPGLQSHRDHELMKNMMHESYGFGGLMTVDVETTEKANELMELMQAENLGYLAVSLGFYKTLFSCSGSSTSSEIPEEDRLKMGISDGLIRFSIGLDQDIERTYQKMRACMQKTGILE
- a CDS encoding Lrp/AsnC family transcriptional regulator, whose protein sequence is MHFDEIDRKLLRFLQEDAKQTTKELSYKLSLSVTAVYERVRKLENTGIIAGYVAILDKKKIAKDFLVLCHVKLTQHKKEYILQFEKEVMNLQEVTECFHVSGDYDYILKICVQDMADYRSFMLTKLTSLQHIASTHSSFMIAEVKNTIAIDL
- a CDS encoding bestrophin family protein, with the translated sequence MITTKYFNHRQIFNLAGAHLIWLTLWCSLVAVIYYFFNWQWMIIPWVPLALIGTAEAFYVGFKNNQAYDRLWEARKIWGGIVNSSRSFTAMLYAFDTQDGDHTDLEERRKRIAYRHIAWLYTFREQLLIPTEWEHISLKKHFGSMNVKRNRLIKAGFPDYSRTSIFLRKYLSTDEFKLQSTYKNFATYLISKQAKEVNALKNDQIISDFNQTQLQNCLNQFYDYQGQAERIKKFPSPRQFASTAFVFNVILIILLPLGLVNEFAKLGDWGIWTSIPFCVVIGWIYIVMELVGDYTENPFGGLMFDVPMLSICRTIEIDVLQMVGDEDLPEAIASKNGVLV